The genomic segment CCTCAAGAAGAACTTCCAAAGTTCGTGCCAATTTGATTGATATGGCCGGCAAAAACTTTTTGATTGCTTTCCCAGCTATTTAGCTTGAGCCAGAACAAAGATTGGCTGCTCAGGCCCGTGTCGCGTATTTAACAAAACCCGACATCAGGTGTCGGATGCCATTTATTCAGGTGCGACTCGTTTTTCCAGCCACCACAGCCGGTAGCCAGAGACCTGCAGCGCGACGCATAACGATGCGCTGATGTACAGCGATGCAGTGGGATAGCTTGAGGCTGTGGTAGCTTTGAATTGCGGCATCGAGCTAAGCGGCCGATTCCGGGGAACAGCTCGACGCGTGCAACTCCTCTGTCCTCGGATGTCAGTTCTACCAGCCCCGGCGACGCCACCCTGAGAGGACATCGCGACGGCAATTTGCCGATTGGGTGTTGCCCAACAGCAATGGAATGGTGGCCTTTGCCGTCAGCCGAAACGTGAGGCGATGGCCGCAGAAAGCCCGCTCAGCCGGCGGGGCGAAGATGCCGTCCGAATAAAATCCACAAACGGCCCTGCCTCGCACGGCAAGAGAGTAGGTATGAAGACTTGATCTGGATCAAATCGCAATCCCAATGAAATTGATAGGCATCAAAGACGCGCTGGAAGAAATCGGGATAGCCGAAGTCGCAACGACCGCCTAGTCGTCTCGGCATGCCCGGCATATGCGGTTTTCGAAGGGATCAGGACATGGACGTCGCACGCAGTGAGGTTCTCGAGATTGGCACTCCCGTCGCTTGCCGTTCCTGCCAGGCGCGGCACGGCGTCGTTTGCGGCGCCTTGTCGGCTGGCCAGCTTAGCGAACTCGGCCGCCACTCGCTGCACCGCAAGGTCGATGCGGGCTGCGAGATCATCGCACAAGGGTCGGAAAACTCTTTCTATTCGAACATCATGCGCGGCGTGGTGAAGCTCTGCAAGGTGATGCCGGACGGGCGCCAGCAGATCGTTGGCCTGCAATTCGCCCCCGATTTCGTCGGCCGGCCCTTCGTGCGTGAAAGCACGCTGTCGGCCGAGGCCGCGACCGACGCGGAGATCTGCGTGTTCCCCCGCAATTTGCTCGAACGCATGATATTGGAGACCAGGGAATTGCAGCGTAGCCTGCACGCTCAGGCGCTGATCGAGCTGGATGCCGCGCGCGAATGGATGCTGACGCTCGGCCGGCGGACCGCCGAGGAGAAGGTCGCAAGCCTGCTCCACCTCATTGCCGCCCACGCCGAGACGGCGACGGCGACGAGCACCGCCTTCGACCTGTCGCTATCGCGCGCCGAAATCGCCGATTTCCTCGGGCTGACGATCGAAACCGTCAGCCGCCAGTTGACCCGGCTGCGCAAAAGTGGCGTCATCCGCATCGAGAACATCCGGCATATCACCGTGCCCGACATGGATGCGCTCGCAAAGAAAATCAGCGGGTAATTACCACCCGCATATTGGCAAGGCCGGCTTGGCGCGCCAGTGTAAGGCACTGGGCCGCATTGTCGGGATGCAGACGGACGTGCCGCGCGCCGCAACATCGAGCATTCCGGCACAAAACTTTTAGCCCCGGAGCCGCCGGCTTGCAGTTCGGGATAGCCGCCGGGCAGGTAGATGGCATCGCCATCGGCGGCCGGCGTCGCCAGCGAGCGGTGAGAGGAGCAAAATCTCAGCCCCGCGGCGCCGCCAGCCGAGCAACATATGCTCGTAGGCCAAAGACTACATCGCGCGCCACGGCGACCCGGGTGCCGATCGGCATCAGCCGATCGATATTGGCGGCTGCGAGCTCTTCACGCCGCGCCCTGCGATATTGGCCATCGCCGTCTGCGTGACGAAATCATCGGAGCAAGTCGCGTGCCTATTCGCGCACCGTTTGCGTTTCACCATTTTCGATGCACGGTCCGAGCCTGGCGACCCCTTTTTGTCGGGCCTCAAACATTCTTGTCCAGTTTCAGACAAGAAAAGGTGCGCGGGTAGACATACGCACGAGCAGAACCTCAAACACCGTGACCCGCGCCGGCTTCGTTTCCCGCCGCGACCGGATCGGCGGGCAGCATGCTAAAGTTCTGGTAGGCGGCAGAGACCCTGATCGAGATGCGGTCGGAAGTAGCCAACACAGCGCCCTGCCGCCAGCGCGGGACAAAGGCTTCACAATTCACCTTGCCCGCATAGGCAAGCGCTCGAATACGGCGACGAAGGCTCTGTGCTGACCGCAAGTCCAGTTCCTTCAGGTCAAATGGCATGACGCTTGCTCCCCCGGCGTGTGGGCCGAGGTCGGATTTGTTTCGTGACCGAGAGGCCGCACATAAATCTTCCTAGAGGAGCTTCATTGATGACCATGGAAAAGCAGGTCCCTATTGTCACCTTTCGCACGCGGGTTCGCGACGAGTCTATATCCGGTCCCAACCCCTACCGCTGGGAAGACAAGACAACCGACGACTATTTCAGCGGTAAGCGGGTAATCCTTTTTTCCCTGCCAGGCGCCTTCACCCCCACCTGCTCCACTTTCCAACTGCCCGATTTCGAGAGTCTTTATGTCGAGTTTAAGAAGAAGGGCATTGACGAAATCTACTGTCTCTCCGTCAACGATGCCTTCGTCATGAATGCTTGGGGCAAGGCCCAGGGGCTGAAAAATGTCAAGCTTATCCCGGACGGCTCGGGAGAATTCACTCGCAAAATGGGTATGCTCGTCGCCAAGGACAATCTCGGATTCGGTCTGCGCTCCTGGCGCTACGCTGCCGTGATCAATAATGGCGTCGTGGAGGAGTGGTTCGAGGAGGAAGGCTTTGGCGACAACTGCGCAACCGATCCGTATGGCGTCTCTTCACCGCAAAACATTTTGAAATGCCTCAAGACCCCAGCCTTCGCATGAGCAGAGAAGCCAACGACCAGCAGCTACCACTTGTCGCGCACACCTGCGCCGAACGATAGGAGTTTGCTCGAACC from the Rhizobium acidisoli genome contains:
- a CDS encoding Crp/Fnr family transcriptional regulator, with translation MDVARSEVLEIGTPVACRSCQARHGVVCGALSAGQLSELGRHSLHRKVDAGCEIIAQGSENSFYSNIMRGVVKLCKVMPDGRQQIVGLQFAPDFVGRPFVRESTLSAEAATDAEICVFPRNLLERMILETRELQRSLHAQALIELDAAREWMLTLGRRTAEEKVASLLHLIAAHAETATATSTAFDLSLSRAEIADFLGLTIETVSRQLTRLRKSGVIRIENIRHITVPDMDALAKKISG
- a CDS encoding peroxiredoxin, whose translation is MTMEKQVPIVTFRTRVRDESISGPNPYRWEDKTTDDYFSGKRVILFSLPGAFTPTCSTFQLPDFESLYVEFKKKGIDEIYCLSVNDAFVMNAWGKAQGLKNVKLIPDGSGEFTRKMGMLVAKDNLGFGLRSWRYAAVINNGVVEEWFEEEGFGDNCATDPYGVSSPQNILKCLKTPAFA